In a single window of the Arthrobacter sp. StoSoilA2 genome:
- a CDS encoding carbon starvation CstA family protein produces the protein MTPDHTEPGQTELDRTELDRTELDRTGEVKGVDPALPATAVDESVLDAEDRRWTPARIGIWVAISLLGAVAWFMLALVRGETVNAIWFVFAAVCTYLIGYRFYSKVIERYLLKPNDRRATPAEYKADGKDYVRTDRNVLFGHHFAAIAGAGPLVGPIIAAQMGYLPGTIWIIIGVVLAGAVQDYLVMFFSMRRGGRSLGQMAREELGVIGGTAALVATLLIMIIIVAILALVVVNALGESPWGVFSVGMTIPIALFMGVYLRYLRPGKVMEVSIIGFVLLMAAIIGGGAVAGTEWGSAFFHLDKVTIAWGLIVYGFIAAILPVWLLLAPRDYLSTFMKIGVIVMLAVAIIVVRPEISVPAFSEFAGRENGPVFSGALFPFLFVTIACGALSGFHALISSGTTPKLIEKERQTRFIGYGGMLMESFVAIMALVAAISIDRGIYFAMNAPLALTGGTVESAAQWVNSLGLANVNITPDLLAQTAKDVGEESIISRSGGAPTLAVGLAHIMQQFIGGPAMMAFWYHFAIMFEALFILTAVDAGTRVARFMLQDSIGNFVPKFKDPAWRPGAWLCTAVMVGAWGAVLLLGVTDPLGGINTFFPLFGIANQLLAAIALAVCMAIAAKRGAFRYLWIVAVPLAFAAVVTVTASFHKIFSPVPAVGYFANNQAFAKALADGKTSFGTAKTVEAMEAVVRNTMIQGVLSVIFVTLSIIVIITAVVATAKAFRAGGGKDHEDPAVASKVFAPAGLFPTSAEKELLADWNALPAGQRTQKAGHH, from the coding sequence ATGACCCCTGACCATACAGAACCTGGCCAAACAGAACTTGATCGCACAGAGCTTGACCGCACAGAACTCGACCGAACAGGAGAAGTGAAGGGCGTCGATCCTGCGCTGCCTGCAACGGCCGTGGATGAATCCGTTCTGGATGCCGAGGACCGCAGGTGGACTCCGGCAAGGATCGGAATCTGGGTGGCGATTTCCCTGCTGGGGGCCGTGGCCTGGTTCATGCTGGCATTGGTCCGCGGCGAGACCGTCAACGCCATCTGGTTTGTTTTCGCAGCCGTGTGTACCTACCTGATCGGCTACCGCTTCTACTCCAAGGTCATTGAGCGATACCTCCTTAAGCCCAACGATCGGCGCGCCACGCCGGCCGAATACAAGGCCGACGGCAAGGATTATGTCCGCACTGACCGTAACGTCCTGTTTGGACACCACTTCGCGGCCATCGCCGGCGCTGGACCATTGGTGGGCCCGATCATTGCGGCCCAGATGGGCTATCTGCCCGGCACTATCTGGATCATCATCGGCGTCGTTCTTGCCGGCGCGGTGCAGGACTACCTGGTCATGTTCTTTTCGATGCGCCGCGGTGGCCGTTCCCTGGGTCAGATGGCCCGAGAGGAACTCGGTGTCATTGGTGGTACGGCGGCGCTCGTGGCAACGCTGCTCATCATGATCATCATCGTGGCCATTCTTGCCCTGGTGGTGGTCAACGCCCTGGGTGAGAGCCCGTGGGGCGTGTTCTCGGTGGGCATGACGATTCCCATCGCGCTGTTCATGGGCGTCTACCTGCGTTATCTTCGTCCGGGCAAGGTCATGGAAGTCTCCATCATCGGCTTCGTTCTGCTGATGGCAGCGATCATTGGTGGCGGTGCCGTGGCCGGCACCGAGTGGGGCTCTGCCTTCTTCCACCTGGACAAGGTCACTATCGCCTGGGGCCTCATCGTCTATGGTTTCATCGCGGCCATCCTGCCCGTGTGGCTGCTCCTTGCACCGCGTGACTACTTGTCGACGTTCATGAAGATCGGCGTGATCGTGATGCTCGCCGTCGCCATCATCGTGGTCCGCCCGGAAATCAGCGTCCCGGCCTTTAGCGAGTTCGCGGGACGTGAGAACGGCCCGGTCTTCTCGGGGGCGCTCTTCCCGTTCCTCTTCGTCACCATCGCCTGTGGTGCGTTGTCCGGTTTCCATGCGCTCATCTCCTCGGGAACCACGCCCAAATTGATCGAGAAGGAACGCCAGACCCGCTTCATCGGCTACGGCGGCATGTTGATGGAATCGTTCGTGGCCATCATGGCGCTGGTGGCTGCCATCTCGATCGATCGCGGCATCTACTTCGCCATGAACGCTCCACTGGCACTTACGGGTGGCACCGTGGAGTCGGCTGCGCAGTGGGTGAACAGTCTTGGACTGGCCAACGTCAACATCACTCCTGACCTTTTGGCCCAGACTGCCAAGGACGTGGGAGAAGAGAGCATCATCTCGCGTTCGGGTGGAGCGCCCACCTTGGCGGTCGGCCTGGCCCACATCATGCAGCAGTTCATTGGCGGGCCGGCAATGATGGCCTTCTGGTACCACTTCGCCATCATGTTCGAAGCCCTCTTCATCCTTACGGCAGTGGACGCCGGCACCCGGGTTGCCCGCTTTATGCTGCAGGACTCCATCGGTAACTTCGTGCCTAAGTTCAAGGATCCCGCATGGCGCCCTGGCGCTTGGCTGTGCACCGCCGTCATGGTGGGAGCCTGGGGTGCGGTACTTTTGCTGGGCGTTACGGATCCGCTGGGCGGCATCAATACGTTCTTCCCGTTGTTTGGCATCGCGAACCAGCTTCTGGCTGCGATTGCCCTGGCAGTGTGCATGGCCATTGCGGCCAAGCGAGGGGCTTTCCGTTACCTGTGGATCGTGGCTGTGCCCCTGGCTTTTGCCGCCGTCGTGACCGTCACGGCCAGCTTCCACAAGATCTTCTCGCCGGTTCCCGCAGTGGGCTACTTCGCCAACAACCAGGCGTTCGCGAAGGCCCTGGCAGATGGCAAGACGTCGTTCGGCACCGCCAAAACGGTGGAAGCCATGGAGGCGGTAGTGCGTAACACCATGATCCAGGGCGTGCTGTCCGTGATCTTCGTGACGCTGAGCATCATCGTGATCATCACCGCAGTGGTGGCAACGGCCAAAGCGTTCCGTGCCGGGGGCGGTAAGGACCACGAGGATCCGGCAGTGGCCTCCAAGGTCTTCGCCCCGGCCGGGCTGTTCCCGACCTCCGCAGAGAAGGAGTTGCTCGCCGATTGGAACGCCTTGCCGGCCGGGCAACGGACACAAAAGGCGGGGCATCACTAA
- a CDS encoding YbdD/YjiX family protein: MHAVVRGFQGFAAYMSSLMGADAYRKYLDHFMSTGHSGPAMTEREFWRDRMDRQDSNPQGRCC, encoded by the coding sequence ATGCACGCCGTCGTCAGGGGATTCCAGGGCTTTGCCGCCTACATGAGTTCGCTCATGGGTGCCGACGCTTACCGCAAATACCTGGACCACTTCATGTCCACGGGCCACTCCGGTCCCGCCATGACAGAACGTGAGTTCTGGCGGGACCGGATGGACCGGCAGGACAGCAATCCACAGGGCCGCTGCTGTTGA
- a CDS encoding bacterial proteasome activator family protein: MSDLNNIQPTDEASDDTPVEGTTLDEGTTTPTEEHSGNAVPVKDSKPRGANLQELVDEPAKVMRIGTMIRQLLEEVKSAPLDDAARGRLAEIHERSIKELEDGLAPELIEELERISLPFPDEKAPSDAELRIAQAQLVGWLEGLFHGIQAAVAAQQAAKAQMQLRQLPPGTVIAPGIVIGENGQPQRAAAPGAPGAAPQGRPEDPDHGPGQYL; this comes from the coding sequence ATGAGCGATCTGAACAACATTCAGCCCACGGATGAGGCTTCGGACGACACCCCTGTGGAAGGAACCACCTTGGACGAGGGCACCACCACGCCCACAGAAGAGCATTCGGGCAATGCGGTACCCGTCAAGGATTCCAAGCCCCGGGGCGCGAACCTCCAGGAACTTGTTGACGAGCCGGCCAAGGTAATGAGGATCGGTACCATGATCCGCCAACTCCTTGAAGAGGTGAAGAGCGCACCGCTGGACGACGCTGCCCGCGGCCGGCTCGCAGAGATTCACGAGCGCTCCATCAAGGAACTCGAGGACGGATTAGCGCCGGAGCTCATCGAAGAGTTGGAACGCATCAGTCTTCCCTTCCCCGATGAGAAGGCGCCATCGGATGCAGAGCTTCGCATCGCCCAAGCCCAGCTTGTGGGCTGGTTGGAGGGCCTCTTCCACGGCATTCAGGCTGCGGTCGCGGCTCAGCAGGCCGCAAAGGCACAGATGCAACTCCGTCAGCTTCCGCCAGGGACTGTCATTGCGCCCGGCATTGTCATCGGCGAAAACGGTCAACCGCAGCGCGCCGCTGCACCGGGTGCGCCTGGTGCGGCGCCCCAGGGCCGACCCGAAGATCCGGACCACGGCCCGGGCCAGTACCTCTGA
- a CDS encoding aldo/keto reductase, translating into MTSSPTLTFNDGNTIPQLGYGVWQVEDDVAEKVVRQAFEAGFRHIDTAKIYGNESGVGRAIASSGLSAEEIFITTKLWNADQGYESTLAAFEESMDRLGIETLDLYLIHWQQPKQDKFVDTWKALIELKKRGRVKSIGVSNFTVEGLQRIIDETGVVPAINQVELHPFFNQAELRAFNASKGILTQAWSPLGQGGELLENATVAEIAAKHGATPAQVVIAWHLAIGNVVIPKSVTESRIQENFAALGVKLDDADVEAINGLDRGAEGRIGPDPAVSDFA; encoded by the coding sequence ATGACTTCGTCACCAACACTTACTTTCAACGACGGCAACACCATTCCCCAGCTCGGCTACGGGGTGTGGCAAGTTGAAGACGACGTAGCCGAAAAAGTTGTGCGCCAGGCGTTCGAAGCGGGCTTCCGCCACATCGACACCGCAAAGATTTACGGGAACGAGTCTGGAGTGGGCCGCGCCATTGCTTCCTCTGGCCTTTCCGCCGAAGAAATCTTCATCACCACCAAGCTCTGGAACGCCGATCAAGGCTACGAGTCCACGCTTGCCGCGTTCGAAGAATCCATGGACCGCCTGGGCATTGAGACATTGGATCTCTACCTCATCCACTGGCAGCAGCCCAAGCAGGACAAGTTCGTGGACACCTGGAAGGCCCTGATCGAACTCAAGAAGCGCGGCCGGGTCAAGTCCATCGGTGTTTCCAACTTCACCGTTGAGGGACTGCAGCGCATCATCGATGAAACCGGAGTTGTCCCGGCCATCAACCAGGTGGAACTGCACCCGTTCTTCAACCAGGCCGAACTGCGCGCCTTCAACGCCTCCAAGGGCATCCTGACGCAGGCTTGGTCACCGCTGGGACAAGGTGGGGAACTGTTGGAGAATGCCACGGTGGCCGAAATCGCAGCCAAGCATGGCGCCACCCCGGCCCAGGTAGTCATCGCCTGGCACTTGGCCATCGGCAACGTCGTGATCCCCAAGTCCGTTACGGAATCCCGTATCCAGGAGAACTTCGCCGCCTTGGGCGTGAAGCTGGACGACGCCGACGTCGAGGCCATCAATGGCTTGGACCGCGGTGCCGAAGGCCGCATCGGCCCCGACCCGGCAGTCTCCGACTTCGCCTAA
- a CDS encoding AsnC family transcriptional regulator translates to MVVFDALERQIVAALQLDPRCPWRKMAAVLGEAERTVARRGSQLLESGAVAVVGVRPRPTAVLVEMRCTPGTVRAAAQALAQRTDTTFVYTTTGTGDCVAEILTEPNRMGDVLSDELPSTIGLRDSTSYPVLRYFRTIRGWRPEILTTDRAEALRSGLTSDSGILEPLQELNRQDTELVDALCADGRMSFEALGRRVGVSEATARRRSEWLLANNQVQLRAVVEPASFGLAVEALLWIRASPQHVEQLGKGLAELPVVRYAAAIAGDYQLVADVTVGDMSSLYRFITGSDWAQYASGVDVSILLDARKRGGRLMRPSS, encoded by the coding sequence ATGGTGGTGTTTGACGCATTGGAACGGCAGATTGTCGCTGCCCTCCAACTGGATCCGCGCTGTCCTTGGCGCAAGATGGCGGCTGTGCTCGGTGAAGCTGAGCGGACGGTGGCCCGCCGGGGATCGCAGCTCTTGGAATCCGGGGCCGTCGCCGTGGTGGGGGTGCGCCCCAGGCCGACTGCAGTCCTCGTGGAAATGCGCTGCACCCCGGGAACAGTACGGGCGGCAGCCCAAGCACTCGCGCAGCGCACCGACACCACGTTCGTTTACACCACCACCGGCACCGGCGATTGCGTTGCCGAAATCCTCACCGAACCAAACCGCATGGGCGATGTCCTCTCCGATGAGTTGCCCTCAACCATCGGCCTGCGCGACTCCACCAGCTACCCTGTATTGCGCTACTTCCGGACGATCCGGGGCTGGCGGCCCGAGATCCTGACCACGGACAGGGCGGAAGCGCTTCGCTCGGGTTTGACGTCCGACTCAGGCATCCTGGAGCCCCTGCAGGAACTGAACCGCCAGGACACTGAACTGGTGGACGCGTTGTGTGCGGATGGGCGAATGAGTTTCGAGGCACTCGGGCGGCGGGTCGGCGTCTCCGAGGCTACTGCCAGGCGCCGCAGCGAGTGGCTTCTGGCCAACAACCAGGTCCAACTCCGGGCGGTGGTTGAACCCGCGTCCTTTGGGTTGGCAGTAGAGGCGTTGCTTTGGATCCGGGCTTCGCCGCAACACGTTGAGCAGCTCGGCAAAGGCCTGGCGGAGCTTCCCGTGGTTCGCTACGCAGCCGCGATCGCAGGCGACTACCAACTCGTTGCGGACGTGACCGTGGGGGACATGTCCTCCCTCTACCGCTTCATCACGGGCTCGGATTGGGCGCAGTATGCTTCAGGCGTCGACGTCTCCATCCTGCTTGATGCCCGTAAGCGCGGCGGACGGCTCATGCGGCCGTCGTCGTAA
- a CDS encoding amidase → MTDTIGELSAVELAAAIRDKKVSAREALAAHLERIAQVNPVINAVVTLDPEGAENLAHQADQLTASGAELPPLHGLPMTHKDTNNTAGMRTTQGSLALRDFIPDADDLIVARLKAAGVVSTGKSNVPEFGAGSHTFNELFGTTTNPYAPTLSAGGSSGGVAAVVASRVQSIGDGSDMGGSLRIPASFCNVVGFRPSTAVIPMPSDVNAYAWLGRTGPMARSVEDIALFMSVTAGKDPRVPHPAGLDPQVFRSGLETDMRGVRIGWSRDFGIGVPVEPEILDHLERQLAVFEKLGAIVEEATPDFSEADLVFGNTRAMDFAAGLGPILERAGDVIKPEVHWNVNKGLALTARDLIETAAARTRLEKSVQEFFGRYDLFASPCAQVLPFDATLRYPLEVAGAASETYLDWMRSACLLSATGLPVLSVPAGFSSAGLPIGLQLASNHYTDMQLLRWGRAFEQQTGYAAVAPVLEAGSNASTGTATLTTTAA, encoded by the coding sequence ATGACTGACACCATTGGCGAGCTGTCCGCCGTCGAACTCGCCGCCGCCATCCGGGACAAGAAGGTCTCGGCACGCGAAGCCCTGGCAGCCCATCTGGAGCGGATCGCCCAGGTGAACCCCGTCATCAACGCCGTGGTCACACTCGACCCGGAGGGAGCGGAGAACCTGGCACACCAGGCCGACCAGCTCACCGCCTCCGGTGCCGAACTCCCGCCCCTCCACGGCCTCCCCATGACGCATAAGGACACCAACAACACCGCCGGGATGCGCACCACCCAGGGGTCCCTCGCCTTGCGCGACTTCATTCCCGACGCCGACGACCTGATCGTGGCGCGCTTGAAGGCGGCCGGGGTGGTCAGCACCGGAAAATCCAATGTCCCCGAGTTCGGAGCGGGCTCCCACACCTTCAACGAGCTCTTCGGCACCACCACCAACCCCTACGCGCCCACCCTGAGCGCGGGCGGCAGCAGCGGCGGAGTAGCTGCCGTCGTCGCGTCCCGCGTCCAGAGCATCGGCGACGGCAGCGACATGGGCGGTTCGCTTCGCATCCCGGCTTCCTTCTGCAATGTGGTTGGCTTCAGGCCGTCGACGGCGGTAATCCCCATGCCCTCCGACGTCAACGCGTACGCGTGGCTGGGACGGACCGGGCCGATGGCCCGAAGCGTGGAAGACATTGCACTGTTCATGTCCGTGACCGCCGGCAAGGACCCCCGCGTTCCCCATCCGGCAGGCCTTGATCCGCAGGTATTCCGGTCCGGGCTGGAGACCGACATGCGCGGAGTGCGCATTGGCTGGTCACGGGACTTCGGGATTGGCGTACCCGTGGAGCCGGAAATTCTTGATCATCTTGAGCGGCAGCTGGCAGTTTTCGAGAAGCTCGGAGCGATCGTGGAAGAGGCCACACCGGATTTCAGCGAGGCCGACCTGGTATTCGGCAACACGCGGGCCATGGACTTTGCCGCCGGGCTTGGCCCGATCCTGGAACGAGCCGGGGATGTCATCAAGCCGGAAGTCCATTGGAATGTGAACAAGGGCTTGGCCTTGACTGCCCGGGATCTCATCGAGACCGCCGCGGCCCGGACCCGCCTTGAAAAGAGCGTGCAGGAGTTCTTCGGGCGCTACGATCTCTTCGCCAGTCCCTGCGCCCAGGTCCTGCCTTTTGATGCGACGCTCCGGTATCCCTTGGAGGTAGCCGGCGCGGCCTCCGAAACCTACCTGGACTGGATGCGCTCCGCCTGCCTGTTATCCGCCACAGGCTTGCCCGTCCTCAGCGTGCCCGCCGGGTTCAGCTCCGCCGGCCTGCCCATTGGCCTCCAGCTCGCCAGCAACCACTACACGGATATGCAGCTGCTCCGGTGGGGCCGCGCCTTCGAGCAGCAGACGGGGTACGCCGCCGTCGCTCCTGTCCTTGAGGCCGGGTCGAATGCTTCAACGGGCACTGCAACCCTTACGACGACGGCCGCATGA
- a CDS encoding DUF5058 family protein, producing MYQPLALQSLALQPFAANGSTDILSTANNPVLWICVAGVFGVIIIQSLIFMKAARRAAPSVNMSAQDIKTSFRSGAVSAIGPSLAVSLVAIALLGLFGAPAVLSRIGLIGSAAYDVSAAGIAAGSMGAKLGDASYTQSVFAVAFFAMSIGGAMWMLATLILTPLLRKGDAKIRSVNPAAMAIVPAAALIGAFSCLGLTELPKSGIHVLSFVVSAAVMGICLLLAKKLGKSWLREWGLGFSIVIGLGAAYLAVGPAVGA from the coding sequence ATGTATCAACCCCTGGCACTTCAATCCCTCGCACTCCAACCGTTCGCCGCGAACGGCTCAACCGACATCCTGTCCACCGCGAACAACCCCGTCCTGTGGATCTGCGTTGCCGGCGTCTTCGGCGTCATCATCATCCAGTCCCTCATTTTCATGAAGGCAGCCCGCCGCGCAGCTCCCTCCGTGAACATGAGCGCACAGGACATCAAGACGTCGTTCCGCTCCGGAGCCGTTTCGGCCATCGGACCCTCACTCGCCGTTTCACTCGTGGCCATTGCCCTGTTGGGGCTCTTTGGCGCGCCGGCTGTCCTGTCCAGGATTGGCCTGATCGGATCGGCCGCCTACGACGTATCCGCAGCCGGCATCGCCGCCGGTTCAATGGGAGCAAAACTCGGCGACGCCAGTTACACGCAGAGCGTCTTCGCGGTCGCGTTCTTCGCCATGAGCATCGGCGGCGCCATGTGGATGCTTGCCACCCTGATCCTGACCCCGCTGCTCCGCAAGGGCGACGCCAAGATCCGTTCCGTGAATCCGGCGGCCATGGCGATCGTCCCGGCAGCCGCCCTGATCGGCGCGTTCTCCTGCCTGGGACTCACCGAGCTGCCGAAATCCGGAATCCACGTCCTGTCCTTCGTTGTCTCGGCGGCGGTCATGGGTATTTGCCTGCTGTTGGCCAAGAAGCTCGGCAAGAGCTGGCTGCGCGAATGGGGACTGGGATTCTCAATCGTCATCGGCTTGGGCGCTGCCTACCTCGCCGTCGGTCCGGCCGTCGGTGCCTGA
- a CDS encoding amidohydrolase — MSQTATALQLDSEQTTKLHSLYRRLHAHPELSMQEFATATLIEEQLDALGIEHFRCGGTGVAGILRNGDGPVVAFRADSDGLPIEEATGLDYASKDTGTLPDGTSVPVMHGCGHDTHVASLLGAAEVLAGNRDAWSGTLVLIFQPGEETAAGALAMLDDGLWDKAPRPEVVFGQHVMPRPVRTVAISSGPVAAMADSLRVTVHGQQSHGSQPQDAIDPIVMAAHMVTRLQGIVSRELDPRKSAVVTVGTFHAGLKENIIPASAEFTLNIRTFDEDVRGLVLSAVRRIIEAEAAASGAPKPEIEEMYRFPQCFNDPDAVPAVIEALRAQLGTESVEITPPMMGSEDFGHLGTAIGVPSVFWMFGGTPAAGHEGPGPIPVNHSPFFAPELEGSLAGGVSAAVAVLMSRLGN; from the coding sequence ATGAGCCAAACAGCTACCGCACTTCAGCTCGACAGCGAACAGACAACCAAGCTCCACTCGTTGTACCGGCGCCTTCACGCGCATCCGGAACTGTCCATGCAGGAGTTCGCCACCGCCACACTGATCGAGGAGCAGTTGGACGCACTGGGCATTGAGCATTTCCGCTGCGGTGGCACAGGGGTGGCGGGAATCCTCAGGAACGGCGACGGTCCCGTGGTTGCCTTCCGTGCGGACTCCGATGGCCTGCCCATCGAGGAAGCCACCGGGCTGGATTACGCCAGCAAGGACACCGGAACGCTGCCGGACGGCACCTCGGTTCCGGTAATGCACGGCTGTGGCCACGACACGCACGTGGCCAGCCTGCTCGGTGCCGCCGAGGTGCTGGCAGGGAACCGGGATGCCTGGTCCGGGACCCTGGTCTTGATTTTCCAACCGGGGGAGGAGACCGCGGCAGGCGCACTTGCGATGCTCGACGACGGGCTGTGGGACAAGGCTCCCCGGCCGGAAGTGGTCTTCGGGCAGCATGTCATGCCGCGCCCTGTGCGAACGGTCGCCATTTCAAGCGGTCCCGTGGCGGCCATGGCCGATTCGCTCCGCGTCACGGTTCACGGCCAGCAGTCGCACGGCTCCCAGCCGCAGGATGCCATCGATCCAATCGTTATGGCCGCGCACATGGTCACCCGGCTCCAGGGGATTGTGTCCCGCGAGCTGGACCCGCGGAAGTCCGCCGTCGTAACGGTCGGTACCTTTCATGCCGGGCTCAAGGAGAACATCATCCCGGCGTCGGCGGAGTTCACTTTGAACATCCGCACGTTCGACGAGGACGTCCGCGGACTTGTCTTGTCCGCTGTCCGTCGCATCATCGAGGCCGAGGCTGCCGCATCCGGCGCGCCGAAGCCTGAGATCGAGGAGATGTACCGCTTCCCGCAATGCTTCAACGATCCCGACGCCGTTCCTGCCGTGATCGAGGCACTGCGCGCTCAGCTGGGGACTGAGTCGGTGGAAATCACCCCGCCGATGATGGGCAGCGAAGACTTCGGGCACCTGGGAACGGCGATCGGAGTGCCGTCCGTGTTCTGGATGTTCGGCGGAACTCCTGCAGCCGGGCACGAGGGCCCCGGTCCCATCCCCGTGAACCACTCGCCGTTCTTCGCCCCCGAGCTGGAAGGCTCCTTGGCCGGAGGCGTCTCGGCCGCCGTCGCCGTGCTGATGTCCCGGCTGGGCAACTGA
- a CDS encoding CoA transferase, with product MTSALTDSLTQPQSATDAPPSVSPNLQAAQGPLAGRLVVDLSRALAGPHAAMMMGDLGARVIKIENPGTGDDTRGWGPPFVGPEDDPQATYFLSCNRNKESLTLDLKSEDGRTVLRQLLERADVVVENFRPGVLERLGFSTDAMHRINPRLVILSITGFGHDGPESHRSGYDQILQGEAGLMSLTGSGPNDPQRVGVPIADLLSGMYGAYGVVAALLEREHTGRGQVVRTSLLASLLGVHAFQGTKVTVAGEAPEAQGNHHPSIAPYGLFRCRGGSVQISVGSEKLWAAFAAAFGIDPYAPGLATNADRVRNRSRVIDVVEAAFADYDAEPLLAKLSDAGIPAGKVRTLKEVYEWPQLTSQGLLVDVEHPVLGPVTLPGPPLRFFDNADGAESTRRAHTAPPLLNQHGDGIREWLAAGEVG from the coding sequence ATGACTTCAGCTCTGACAGATTCTTTGACCCAACCACAAAGCGCCACAGACGCACCGCCGTCGGTAAGCCCAAACCTGCAAGCAGCCCAGGGCCCGCTCGCCGGCAGGCTCGTGGTGGACCTCAGCCGGGCACTTGCCGGTCCGCACGCCGCCATGATGATGGGCGATCTTGGGGCGCGGGTCATCAAGATTGAAAACCCGGGTACGGGAGACGATACGCGCGGGTGGGGTCCACCGTTCGTGGGTCCGGAGGACGATCCGCAAGCCACGTACTTCCTGTCATGCAACCGCAACAAGGAATCCCTCACGCTGGACCTCAAGAGCGAGGACGGCCGGACCGTCCTCCGTCAACTGTTGGAGCGCGCCGACGTCGTGGTGGAAAACTTCCGGCCAGGGGTTCTGGAACGGCTCGGCTTCAGCACCGACGCCATGCACCGCATCAACCCGCGCTTGGTGATCCTCTCCATCACGGGTTTCGGCCATGACGGTCCTGAATCGCACCGCAGCGGTTATGACCAGATCCTGCAGGGCGAAGCCGGGCTCATGTCCCTCACCGGTTCCGGGCCCAATGATCCACAGCGGGTGGGTGTGCCGATCGCCGATCTCCTGTCCGGGATGTACGGTGCGTATGGCGTGGTGGCTGCTTTGTTGGAACGGGAGCATACGGGCCGCGGGCAAGTGGTGCGGACGTCGCTGCTTGCGTCCCTTTTGGGTGTCCACGCCTTCCAGGGCACCAAGGTCACCGTTGCCGGTGAAGCCCCGGAAGCGCAGGGAAACCATCACCCGTCCATTGCGCCGTACGGGCTCTTCCGCTGCCGGGGTGGCAGTGTCCAGATCAGCGTTGGGAGCGAGAAGCTGTGGGCGGCGTTTGCTGCCGCCTTTGGAATCGACCCCTACGCTCCTGGCCTGGCCACGAACGCGGACCGGGTCCGAAACCGCTCCCGTGTCATCGACGTTGTGGAGGCTGCCTTCGCCGATTACGACGCCGAGCCACTCCTCGCCAAGCTCAGCGACGCAGGCATTCCGGCCGGGAAAGTCCGGACACTCAAGGAAGTCTACGAGTGGCCGCAGCTTACCTCGCAAGGACTGCTGGTGGACGTCGAACACCCCGTTCTGGGGCCCGTCACTTTGCCGGGGCCTCCATTGCGCTTCTTCGACAACGCCGACGGCGCTGAGTCCACGCGCCGTGCCCACACTGCGCCGCCGCTGCTCAACCAGCACGGCGACGGAATCCGCGAATGGCTCGCCGCCGGGGAGGTGGGCTGA